A section of the Anaerohalosphaeraceae bacterium genome encodes:
- a CDS encoding ATP-binding protein, which translates to MTRIADLIEQPAEFLEEPGALIVSGDMPVQQVVRAVLDTGADALGVAMPDYDKPVFLTRTRLLELMLKELDSIQQKVNELQTQLEHQLASQIELMEVGAACLLEARKQKLESAVHNLIDGMILLNEQGRIEEYNQVALRLLDLPEKADSAAVAEALASLGISEMMQTGETAAPMQGEFQIKSGSQRLLRVRWTHISDEWKRIIGTAVYLRDITYEMLAENTKNDFITAISHELRTPLTSIQNAVSNILAGVTGKIAGKTREYLQTMQQDCRRFADLINDLLDIAKLEAGNMPITCKVMDLETLIRMTVKEFEPEAQKAGIHLSAQTEGTITPVYADIKRIRQVLANLIRNALQFTPSGGQVCIRLKTEGSSVITSVQDTGVGIPPEIQKYIFTKFYQVARQAGPGFKGSGLGLAISKGIIQIHGGSIWFESIPSRGSCFYFSLPKAEPLFLLEKHLESMPKPNGSDKQAAVLIVRFESEKHDADVRDAAGRIIQELLTQSRFYLTCSADLALQTGDREITFVVHETAHQKIEKVRKKIEKMIQHSLKKDFCGLPILPMMGIAEYPADTKNPNQLPEIARRKVSVCGYANMSGQ; encoded by the coding sequence GTGACGCGAATCGCAGACTTGATTGAACAACCTGCGGAATTCCTCGAAGAACCCGGGGCACTCATCGTCAGCGGAGACATGCCGGTTCAGCAGGTGGTGCGTGCGGTCCTCGACACCGGGGCGGATGCCCTCGGAGTTGCCATGCCTGATTATGACAAACCGGTTTTTCTGACACGCACCCGGCTGCTGGAACTGATGCTCAAAGAACTGGACAGCATCCAGCAGAAGGTCAACGAGCTTCAGACACAGCTGGAGCACCAGCTGGCCAGCCAGATTGAACTAATGGAGGTCGGCGCTGCCTGCCTGCTGGAAGCCCGCAAACAGAAGCTCGAATCCGCCGTCCACAATCTGATAGACGGAATGATTCTGCTGAATGAACAAGGACGCATTGAGGAATACAACCAGGTTGCCCTGCGCCTGCTCGATTTGCCGGAAAAAGCGGACAGTGCCGCCGTTGCCGAGGCCCTCGCGTCTCTGGGCATTTCCGAGATGATGCAGACCGGGGAAACCGCCGCTCCGATGCAGGGCGAATTTCAAATCAAATCCGGTTCCCAACGGCTCCTGCGGGTGCGGTGGACACACATTAGCGACGAGTGGAAACGAATAATCGGCACGGCCGTTTATCTGCGGGATATTACGTATGAAATGCTGGCCGAAAATACTAAAAACGATTTCATCACAGCCATTTCCCATGAACTTCGAACGCCGCTTACCAGCATTCAAAACGCTGTCTCCAATATTCTGGCCGGCGTGACCGGCAAAATCGCCGGAAAAACACGCGAATACCTTCAAACCATGCAGCAGGACTGCCGACGTTTTGCGGATTTAATCAATGACCTGCTGGATATTGCCAAACTTGAAGCCGGGAATATGCCCATCACCTGCAAGGTGATGGACCTGGAGACCCTGATTCGAATGACGGTGAAGGAATTTGAACCGGAGGCACAGAAAGCCGGCATTCATCTGTCTGCCCAGACGGAAGGTACGATTACACCCGTGTACGCCGACATCAAGCGCATCCGGCAGGTTCTGGCAAATCTGATACGAAACGCCCTTCAGTTTACCCCCTCCGGCGGGCAGGTATGCATCCGCCTGAAAACAGAGGGTTCTTCCGTCATTACCAGCGTGCAGGATACTGGTGTGGGCATTCCGCCGGAAATTCAGAAATACATCTTCACAAAATTTTATCAGGTTGCCCGACAAGCCGGCCCCGGCTTTAAGGGCAGCGGTTTGGGACTGGCCATCAGCAAAGGAATCATTCAAATCCACGGCGGGTCCATCTGGTTTGAGAGCATCCCCTCCAGAGGAAGCTGCTTCTACTTTTCCCTGCCGAAGGCCGAGCCGCTGTTTCTTCTCGAAAAACATCTCGAGTCGATGCCGAAGCCGAATGGTTCCGATAAACAGGCGGCGGTGCTCATCGTGCGGTTTGAAAGCGAAAAACACGATGCAGACGTTCGCGATGCCGCCGGCAGGATTATCCAGGAACTCCTCACCCAAAGCCGTTTTTATCTGACGTGCAGCGCAGATTTGGCCCTCCAAACCGGTGACAGGGAAATCACCTTTGTCGTCCATGAAACGGCCCACCAAAAGATAGAAAAGGTCCGCAAAAAGATTGAAAAAATGATTCAGCATTCTCTCAAAAAAGACTTTTGCGGCCTGCCGATTTTGCCGATGATGGGAATAGCGGAATATCCGGCCGACACAAAGAATCCGAATCAGCTGCCGGAAATCGCTCGAAGAAAGGTGTCCGTTTGCGGATATGCAAACATGTCCGGGCAATAA
- a CDS encoding response regulator — translation MFDFFGIKKKTKKTKILVVDDEPNIVQTLKDRLEMNEYEVVTAHDGREGLQQAEKEMPDVILLDVIMPVMDGHEMLETLRRQSWGQDISVIMLTARSQTQDIARANSCGIDDYIVKPFDLSELLEKIESIVEQRKALARS, via the coding sequence ATGTTTGATTTTTTTGGAATCAAGAAGAAAACAAAGAAAACCAAAATCCTCGTGGTGGATGATGAGCCCAACATCGTCCAAACCCTCAAAGACCGGCTTGAAATGAACGAATACGAGGTCGTGACCGCTCACGACGGGCGCGAAGGGCTTCAGCAGGCGGAAAAGGAAATGCCGGATGTCATCCTTCTGGATGTGATAATGCCGGTTATGGACGGCCACGAGATGCTCGAAACCCTCCGCCGGCAGTCCTGGGGGCAGGACATCTCCGTCATCATGCTCACCGCACGCAGCCAGACGCAGGATATTGCCCGAGCCAACTCCTGCGGGATTGACGATTACATTGTCAAGCCCTTTGACCTGAGCGAACTGCTCGAAAAAATCGAAAGCATCGTCGAACAGCGCAAAGCCCTGGCCCGCAGCTGA
- the surE gene encoding 5'/3'-nucleotidase SurE: MMHILLTNDDGIFAPGLSALYSRLKQLGKVTVAAPADVQSGASHSISLKEIRCDSVELVGRFCGYRVEGSPADCVKLAMNELLDESEPVDLVVSGMNCGANVGINVFYSGTVAGAIEGAFYGLPAVAVSAAVDEPMNFEAAADYAFAVLKKILPIPAGQVVNLNIPRLSAGKPKGVLVVPQSTHGFEESYDAVEDSNGQSVYRLTGGPHRDPHSEEPVSDTQALAAGYITLTGLRLDLTDLSVNERLKTIRFEPEGL; the protein is encoded by the coding sequence ATGATGCATATTCTGCTGACCAACGACGATGGGATTTTTGCCCCGGGACTTTCGGCCCTGTACAGCCGACTCAAACAACTGGGGAAAGTGACTGTGGCTGCTCCGGCAGATGTCCAGTCGGGGGCCAGCCACAGCATTTCGCTAAAGGAGATTCGGTGTGATTCGGTGGAGTTGGTGGGACGATTCTGCGGGTATCGTGTAGAAGGGTCACCGGCGGATTGTGTGAAACTGGCGATGAATGAACTGCTCGATGAATCAGAGCCGGTGGATTTGGTGGTGTCCGGAATGAACTGCGGGGCGAATGTGGGGATTAACGTGTTTTATTCGGGGACGGTAGCCGGGGCGATTGAAGGGGCATTTTATGGTTTGCCGGCGGTAGCGGTCAGTGCAGCTGTTGATGAACCGATGAATTTCGAAGCCGCAGCGGATTATGCCTTTGCTGTGCTGAAAAAAATCCTGCCGATTCCGGCCGGGCAGGTGGTAAATCTGAATATTCCCCGTCTTTCTGCAGGCAAACCCAAAGGGGTTTTGGTCGTGCCGCAGTCCACGCATGGTTTCGAAGAGTCCTATGATGCAGTAGAAGATTCCAATGGTCAGAGCGTGTATCGGCTGACCGGCGGACCGCATCGGGACCCGCACAGCGAGGAGCCCGTGTCAGATACCCAGGCGCTGGCGGCGGGGTATATCACCCTGACGGGACTGCGTCTGGACCTGACGGATTTATCCGTCAACGAACGCCTCAAAACAATCCGCTTTGAGCCGGAGGGACTGTGA
- a CDS encoding 7-carboxy-7-deazaguanine synthase QueE: MAVFYFSADTKNVSTLCIFCIASSRQLKIQISEIFYSLQGEGRLAGIPSVFVRLSGCPLRCRWCDTKYAWDTQAGREMDIEEVEKETSKYDTPYLVLTGGEPMVYPDLDVLVRNLAQKNRHITIETSGIRYIKGLACDLMSISPKLSNTGGPAEWFRPDEMKKLLAEYDYQLKFVVDSPEDLNEIAACLETLGAVEPYKVYLMPQASNRAEYIQKAQWIAESCLKTGFCFSGRLQVLLWDGRRGR; encoded by the coding sequence ATGGCAGTTTTTTATTTTTCAGCCGATACAAAAAATGTATCCACGCTCTGCATTTTTTGTATAGCATCGAGCAGGCAATTGAAGATACAGATTAGCGAGATATTTTACTCACTCCAAGGGGAAGGGCGTCTCGCCGGAATTCCGAGTGTATTTGTCCGTTTATCCGGTTGTCCCTTGCGCTGCCGTTGGTGCGACACAAAGTACGCCTGGGATACTCAGGCAGGCCGAGAAATGGACATAGAGGAGGTTGAGAAGGAAACATCTAAATACGACACGCCGTATCTTGTTCTTACCGGCGGCGAACCGATGGTGTATCCTGATTTGGACGTGTTGGTGCGAAACCTGGCACAAAAGAACCGTCATATCACCATCGAAACATCCGGGATTCGCTATATCAAAGGGCTTGCCTGCGATTTGATGAGCATCAGTCCCAAGCTGTCCAATACCGGCGGGCCGGCAGAGTGGTTTCGACCGGATGAGATGAAAAAACTCCTGGCGGAGTATGATTATCAGCTCAAGTTTGTGGTGGACAGCCCGGAAGATTTGAATGAGATTGCGGCTTGTCTGGAAACACTCGGGGCCGTCGAGCCGTACAAGGTCTATCTGATGCCGCAGGCATCCAACCGAGCTGAATATATTCAAAAGGCGCAATGGATTGCTGAATCCTGTCTGAAAACGGGTTTTTGTTTTTCGGGACGGCTGCAGGTGCTCCTTTGGGACGGACGGCGCGGACGATAA